In Bryobacteraceae bacterium, the following proteins share a genomic window:
- the dgoD gene encoding galactonate dehydratase: protein MKITRLETIRVKPRWTFLKVHTDAGLVGLGEPITESRSRTTSEAVEEIAPYLVGKDPRAVVHHWQAIYRHAFYRGGPVLTSALSGIDMALWDIKGKALGVPVYELLGGPTRRKVRVYSHARTPAAMRADMAKGFTAFKTGPAKRRGVTRMVDTPRDVAYAVERFAELRKTVGDDVDIAIDFHGAVPPATAKLLIKGLEPYSPMFVEEPINCQDHSLMAEIARGTYLPIATGERVFTKWGFREVLETGAATILQPDMCHAGGITEVRLIAGMAEAYYATIAPHNPLGPISLAAGIQLAASIPNFLIQEQVSLGEGYLKTPFRVTQGYVDVPAAPGLGIELDDAAVEGRIGHDYRPEETYDPDDGSVVDR from the coding sequence ATGAAAATCACGCGCCTGGAGACGATTCGCGTAAAGCCCCGTTGGACGTTCCTCAAAGTGCATACGGACGCGGGCCTCGTCGGCCTTGGCGAGCCGATCACAGAAAGCCGGTCTCGCACCACGTCCGAGGCCGTTGAAGAGATCGCGCCGTATCTCGTCGGCAAAGATCCGCGGGCCGTGGTCCATCACTGGCAGGCGATCTATCGGCACGCCTTCTATCGCGGCGGGCCCGTCCTCACGTCGGCGCTTTCCGGCATCGACATGGCGCTGTGGGACATCAAAGGCAAGGCGCTCGGCGTTCCGGTGTACGAACTGCTGGGCGGGCCCACCCGCCGCAAGGTCCGCGTCTATTCGCACGCCCGCACGCCGGCCGCCATGCGCGCGGATATGGCCAAGGGGTTCACCGCGTTCAAGACGGGCCCGGCGAAGCGGCGCGGCGTCACACGGATGGTCGATACGCCCCGGGACGTGGCCTACGCCGTGGAGCGATTCGCCGAACTCCGCAAAACCGTGGGCGACGACGTCGACATCGCGATCGACTTCCACGGCGCGGTTCCACCCGCCACCGCAAAGCTGCTCATCAAGGGACTCGAACCCTACAGCCCCATGTTCGTCGAAGAGCCGATCAACTGCCAGGACCACAGCCTCATGGCGGAGATCGCCAGGGGAACGTATCTGCCGATCGCCACGGGCGAGCGCGTTTTCACGAAATGGGGATTCCGCGAAGTGCTGGAGACCGGCGCGGCGACGATCCTCCAGCCGGACATGTGCCACGCCGGAGGCATCACGGAAGTGCGCCTGATCGCGGGCATGGCCGAGGCATACTACGCGACCATCGCGCCGCACAACCCGCTGGGTCCGATTTCGCTCGCGGCGGGAATCCAGCTTGCGGCCTCGATTCCGAATTTCCTGATTCAAGAACAGGTTTCGCTTGGCGAGGGCTACTTGAAGACGCCGTTTCGCGTCACCCAGGGCTACGTGGACGTCCCGGCGGCGCCAGGCCTCGGCATCGAACTTGACGACGCGGCCGTCGAAGGCAGGATAGGGCATGACTACCGGCCCGAGGAAACCTACGATCCCGACGATGGCTCCGTCGTCGACCGGTAG